In Arvicola amphibius chromosome 1, mArvAmp1.2, whole genome shotgun sequence, one DNA window encodes the following:
- the LOC119804664 gene encoding LOW QUALITY PROTEIN: putative olfactory receptor 52P1 (The sequence of the model RefSeq protein was modified relative to this genomic sequence to represent the inferred CDS: inserted 1 base in 1 codon): protein MDGNTTHHIAYFFLVGIPGLESFHCWIGIPICLLFVLTLLGNSIIITTVKLEPSLHQPMYFFLCMLAMNNMCLTCSAALQMLAIFWFGAHWISFDACLTQMFFIHTLCIMESAILVAMAFDRFVAICIPLSYASTLTTPMVIKIGLVGLSRATIMITPCPLFIKRLLYYTKYVIHHAYCEHMAVVKVASANTYVNRIYGILVAXSVAVFDLGLIGTSYIKILQAVFRLSSQRARSKALGTCAAHVCTILAFYTPVFFSFLTHRFGKNVPPSVHIIFAILYLLVPPTVNPLVYGVKTKQIRDRVVGLLLLKKKISEY, encoded by the exons ATGGACGGCAACACTACACATCACATTGCATATTTCTTCCTGGTTGGTATTCCTGGGTTGGAAAGCTTTCACTGCTGGATCGGCATCCCTATCTGTCTCCTGTTTGTCCTGACCTTGCTGGGGAACAGCATAATCATCACCACTGTCAAGTTAGAGCCAAGTCTCCACCAGCctatgtatttcttcctttgcatGCTGGCAATGAACAACATGTGTCTTACCTGCTCTGCAGCTCTGCAGATGCTTGCCATCTTCTGGTTTGGTGCACACTGGATCAGCTTTGATGCTTGCCTCACACAAATGTTCTTCATTCACACACTTTGCATCATGGAGTCTGCTATCCTAGTGGCCATGGCTTTTGATCGCTTTGTTGCCATTTGTATCCCACTGTCTTATGCATCAACCCTGACAACACCCATGGTGATTAAAATAGGCCTAGTTGGCCTCAGCCGAGCTACAATTATGATTACAccatgtccccttttcattaaaAGGCTGCTGTACTATACCAAATATGTCATCCATCATGCCTATTGTGAGCACATGGCTGTGGTGAAGGTGGCCAGTGCTAACACCTATGTGAACAGAATATATGGAATTTTAGTAG CTTCAGTGGCAGTATTTGACCTCGGGCTCATAGGCACATCCTATATAAAAATTCTCCAGGCAGTGTTCCGACTCTCTTCCCAGAGAGCTCGCTCTAAAGCCCTGGGCACCTGTGCGGCCCATGTTTGCACCATTCTTGCTTTCTACACACCTGTGTTTTTCAGCTTTCTGACTCATCGTTTTGGCAAGAATGTGCCTCCAAGTGTCCATATAATTTTTGCAATCCTGTACTTACTAGTGCCCCCCACAGTCAATCCCTTGGTGTATGGTGTTAAGACCAAACAGATTCGTGACCGAGTCGTGGGTCTTCtccttctaaaaaagaaaatttctgaatACTAA
- the LOC119805446 gene encoding olfactory receptor 51G2-like: MATSNSSSIASSTFYLTGIPGYEEFHHWISIPFCFLYLVGITGNCMILHIVRTDPRLHEPMYYFLAMLSVTDMAMSLPTMISIFRVLWSISREIQFNICVIQMFLIHTFSFTESSVLLAMALDRYVAICHPLRYATILTPKLIAKIGIAALLRSSILIIPLMARLAFFPFCRSHVLSHSFCLHQDMIHLACADIRFNVIYGLVLITLLWGMDSLGIFVSYIFILLSVLKIASREGRLKALNTCASHICAVLILYVPMIGLSIVHRFAKHSSPLIHIFMAHIYLVVPPVLNPIIYSVKTKKIRQGILHLICSSKISSIAM; encoded by the coding sequence ATGGCAACCTCAAACTCCAGCAGCATCGCGTCCTCCACATTCTACCTCACAGGCATCCCTGGCTATGAGGAATTTCACCACTGGATTTCCATCCCATTCTGCTTCCTTTACCTTGTTGGAATAACAGGAAACTGCATGATTCTGCATATCGTAAGGACAGACCCTAGACTCCACGAGCCCATGTATTACTTCCTGGCCATGCTTTCTGTCACTGACATGGCCATGTCCCTGCCCACAATGATTTCAATTTTCAGGGTGTTGTGGTCCATTTCCCGAGAGATCCAGTTCAATATCTGTGTGATCCAAATGTTTCTGATTCATACCTTTTCCTTCACTGAATCATCTGTGCTCCTGGCCATGGCCCTTGACCGGTATGTGGCCATCTGCCACCCCCTGCGATATGCTACTATCCTCACCCCAAAGCTTATTGCCAAGATTGGAATTGCAGCTCTGCTCAGGAGCTCCATCTTGATAATTCCACTTATGGCACGTCTAGCATTCTTTCCCTTCTGCCGCTCCCATGTTCTTTCCCATTCCTTTTGTCTGCACCAGGACATGATCCACCTCGCCTGTGCTGACATCAGATTCAATGTCATATATGGGCTAGTCCTCATTACTTTGCTGTGGGGCATGGACTCCCTGGGCATTTTTGTATCGTATATTTTTATCCTTCTCTCAGTGTTAAAAATTGCATCCCGTGAGGGTAGGCTGAAGGCTCTCAATACATGTGCATCCCACATCTGTGCTGTGCTCATTCTGTATGTGCCCATGATAGGATTATCTATCGTCCATCGTTTTGCCAAGcattcctctcctctcatccACATCTTCATGGCTCATATCTACTTAGTGGTGCCACCAGTGCTTAACCCCATCATCTATAGTGTGAAGACCAAGAAGATCCGCCAAGGAATCCTACATCTCATTTGTTCTTCCAAAATCAGTTCTATTGCAATGTAG